The genomic stretch CGGGTCGATGAAGATCACCGTCGCGCCCGGCTTGGCTACGCGGTGCGCCTCCGCGATCCCGGGCTCCAGGGTGCGCCAGTGGTGCGCGCTGAAGCGGGTCGCCACCAGGTCGAACGTGGCATCGTCGAACGGCAGGCGCTCCGCGGCCGCCTCATGAGTCTGGATGTTCATCAACCCCCGCTCGCTCGCGGTCTGCGCGACCACGGCCAGCATTTCGGCGGAAAGGTCGCACGCCATCACCTCGCCCGCGTGTGGCGCGAGACGGTAGGCCACGTGCCCGCCCCCGCATCCGAGGTCCAGCGCGCGCTCCGGGCGCATCTCGGCGGCGATCTCGTCCAGCGCGTCGAGGTCCGGGCCTGCGGCGTGCATGGCGCTGGTGAC from Longimicrobium terrae encodes the following:
- a CDS encoding class I SAM-dependent methyltransferase, with translation MTRSHDANTQSQFGPRAALYVTSAMHAAGPDLDALDEIAAEMRPERALDLGCGGGHVAYRLAPHAGEVMACDLSAEMLAVVAQTASERGLMNIQTHEAAAERLPFDDATFDLVATRFSAHHWRTLEPGIAEAHRVAKPGATVIFIDPVAPGRALHDTHLQAVELLRDTSHVRDYTVAEWTAAVERAGFIVQRVRRHRIRIDFDDWIARMRTPEPLVAAIHALQAAASDEVRAYFAVEPDGSFLLDIMTLETTA